The nucleotide window AGTGAACGAAGGAACCCTTGAAGAGTTAAGGGATAAGATAATTTCAGCTTTGGGGCTGGGAAAACATGTTCATTAGGAGGGACCACTCCTTGTCATTCCACAGCATTCTGTCAGTCACTATTATCAGCGTTCCGTTGTGTAGTACTGCATAGTCCCTCAACATCGCAAGGTACTTGAGGGTATTCTCGAAGCCATTGTATATCGAGAAGTACTCGAGGCAGTCTATAACGACTATACCATTTTCCACCGACTGAAAGTACTTCTTAGAAAGTTCAAGCATCCTGGGAAGATTGGTCGGGCTCAGAACATTCCCATCCTCCCTGGCTCTTGTTACGAAGTATGAATACCAGCCATCCAGGGGCTTTATGTTCCTAACGAAGGCCAGAACTGGGAAGTCCTTGAGGTTTTGCACTATCCTATTGAATTCCTGGGAGCCCATTACAATGCTTCCAGGCGATAGATTAATTTGAGTTGGCCTCTTAACTGATCTTCCGTGGAAATAAGTCTCACTCCCAAACACCTTGACAATTCCGTAGGCGAGAAGAACCACAAAGGTGGCCGCTAGAAGGAACCCTATAGGTGCGAACCATTGTATCGGCCTTAGGAATGGGTAGTCCATCTCATGGGCACCTATCGCCATCAAAGGAAGCGCAAGCCAAAACACATCACTCTTAAAGGTTCTTCTTAGCTCAAGTGCCAGCAGGCCGGACAAAAGAATGAAGAAACCAGACACTCCCCAATTTATCGCCACTATTCCCCATATCCCAAACTCCACCATCGTTTTCTGCAACAACCAAGTGTATAACGTAACTACGATTGGGGTTAAAGATATAGAAACGTAAACTACCTTTGAACCCATAAGCCTTTCTTCCTCGATTCCAAAATAGTAGATTGCTCCAAACATGAACACGGATGTTAATGCTAAGGATATCTGATTGAGGAAATAGTTCCCAATGAGATCGGAGAGAGTTACGAGCGAATACACAAGCAAAGCCACCGAAAATATGAGCGAGGATCTCCTCCTCGTTCGGAAGTATATCCTGAGTAGGTAACCTGAGGTAGCGAGCTTTATTAAAGTCGTGATTACCATCGCAATCTCCAGCATGTCCATATATTAATCTAGGACGAAGTGTTATTTTAACGTTACCTTTAAATTCCCAAGTTTGACGTTCATTTGAAATGGTGAGCAAACTACTTGCCCTAGAAGCGTACCCAAAGCTTAAAGACATAGACTTCAGGCTACTCAGGGCTGTCGAGCTAAAGATGAGGTACTACAAATGGGTTCCATTAGAGGAAATTGCTAAGTTCGCGAGAATGGACGTCGAGAGCGCGAGCTACAGATTAGGAAAGCTAGACGATTTTGGGCTGGTAATAAGGAGAAGCGACATGGGGTACATAGGTTATCAGCTAACGATTCACGGGTACGATGCATTAGCGATTAGAGCATTCGCAAAAAAAGGCGTGATAGAGGCCATAAGCACTACCCAGATAGGCGTTGGGAAAGATGCTGATGTGTACGTTGCCATAACACCATCTGGAGAGAAGGTTGCGGTAAAGTTTAACAGGATAGGGGAGAGAACTAGCGCGAGAAAAGCCTTCTACCACAGTGATGTCTTTGCAGATAAACACCATAAGAGCTGGCTCTACGTTTCCAGGTTGATAGCCAAGAAGGAGCACGAGGCCTTAGTTTTGCTAAGCCCATTCGCCAAGGTTCCAAAGCCGATAGCCTGGAACAGGCACGCAATAGTTATGGAGTTCATAAACGGCGTTGAACTTGCGGAACTTAGGGATACAGACTTAACGAGGGAAGAAGCCGATGAAATCTTGGGAAAAGTCCTAGATGAGTATGAGAAGATAGTGAAGTTCGGAATAGTTCACGGGGACATGAGCGAGTTCAACGTGGTTCTCACAGAAGATAATGATATCCTTATAATAGACTGGGCCCAGTATCAAAGTTGCGCCAACCCTGAGAGCTTAGAACTCTTGAAGAGGGATATAACGGTTTTGCTAAACGCCTTCAGGAGGAGATGGGGCGTTAAAAGGAACTTCGAAGAGGAGTGGAAAAGGTTCTATGAAGCCTGGCTAATAGGAAGAAAGGAAATCAGCGAAGAACAACAGTAAACTCCTTTCCCTCGTGGCCTATGACGAATACCTTTGCGTCACCTTCAGATGCGAACTTCTCAACCTTGCCTCCCCTGACCTCTATGGAATCCACTCCCTTCAAGGCAACCTCGCTCCTGTTTGAAAGATGATTCCTGAAAGTTAACTCGTTTCCTTCTACTCTAAGTAGGGTCGCCGTTGAGTAAAGTAGCTCGTATTCCCCAATCTTCTTTCTCAATGGAAGGAAGAGAGAACCCCTCGTTTTCATCTCTATACCTTCAAGGAGCCTAGGCATCTCGAGGTCATCATACTTAACCTTACCTAACACCCTATGACCCCTCGGGTTGATTAGGACTAGGTAATCCTTCCTGGGAATCACGAGGATGTCCCTATCGGTAACCTCGAAATCCCTCTCGATGCCTTGAAGCTTTAGTATCTTATCCACGAACTTCCTGTGCATGTCGTGGTAGCTCGAGTAGTACTGCAATCTAAAGCCCAGGATTATCGCAGAGCCCTTCCCCTTTCTAACGAGCGAGGCAACTACCTTGTCTCCAACCCAAGCTATAGGCTCACCTCCCTTAACCTCCCTAACTACGTTCCTGACGAGCATCCTGTCTATTCCATCGGAATCGACGCTTACGTATGGAATCAACCTGAAGTTGTCACGGGCCACTTCATCGCTAACCTTAACCCCGAGCTCCTCTTCAAGAATTCTGCACTCCCTCATGTTCTCGTCCAGGTAGGGGAGCATCGGCATTATCACTAAACTACCTCCCTCCTTAACGTACTCAACGAGCTTCCTCTGAACATCCGAGGCCATGAAGTCTAGGCTATAAACCCATAACTGCTCGTACTCCAGGAGTTCCTCCAAGCTCGAGGTTTCAAGGTCAACTACGTCAAAGGGAACGTTACTCATGGCCAACAGCGTGAGCAATCCCCTCTCGCCGAGCAAATATTCGTTCAAGTTTACGCTTTCCTTAAAGTTCTCCGGCCTGTAACCCCAGAGTGCTAAAGGCTCGTAGGGCTCGTAAACCCCGAATGCAACCTTGAACTTCACTTCCGACTTTCCAAAATCTTTGTTACTCCTGAGGAATTTTCCTATCCACTTTATAGCTTCAACGTGCTGTCTCTCCCTACCATCTAGGCCTATAGGGGAATACACATCCCAGGTTACGCCATTGTGGGATTCATAACCCCTGGGATTCTCACCCCCGACGTAGAGGTAGTAGTTAACGTTGTGTATGCCTAGAGCGGGGAGGAGCGAGTAAAGCAACTCTGCCTCGTCAACCTCTATGACGTTGGCCAAAGATGACTGGGTCTCGATGCTTAAGGGAGGCGTTCCCATCTTTCCTATGTAGTATCTATAGAGGCCTATCTTGTAGTACAAGTGGCCAAGCTTGTCTTCCTTGAAGTCGAAGCTCCTGTAGAAGGAGTACCAGAATTCCGTCCACAGGTGGATATTCAAGTTGTTCTCCTTGACGTACTCGTAAAAATACCTCCAGGCGGCCAAGAGAAGGTAAGGATCGAGGAGCGTTATTGGAACATCTACATAGTCTTTCATCTTCTCGTAAAGTCTCCTTACGTACTCGTTAATCATCCATATCTTGAAGTGATGCCAGTCGAGAATCTTTGTCAATGGCTCGGAGAAGTCTGATGGGGGCTTAATATCCCCGTAATCCGAGATATCAACGCCGTACCTCTCGCCGAGCTCGTCGATTGAATAGTTCATCTCAAGCCACTTATGCCAAAGCCCTCCCTCCCTAGTTATCGGCTCATTGTAGTCGGTTAAGAACGGTTGAAATATCGTTTCCCAATAAGATGGCTCGTCATCTATGGTTACGGTTATTATCGACCCTCCGTTCGTGTATAGATGTTCCCTTATTATCGGGAACACCGCCTCGTACCACTTCATGACATATTCGAGG belongs to Pyrococcus abyssi GE5 and includes:
- a CDS encoding DUF835 domain-containing protein, with amino-acid sequence MDMLEIAMVITTLIKLATSGYLLRIYFRTRRRSSLIFSVALLVYSLVTLSDLIGNYFLNQISLALTSVFMFGAIYYFGIEEERLMGSKVVYVSISLTPIVVTLYTWLLQKTMVEFGIWGIVAINWGVSGFFILLSGLLALELRRTFKSDVFWLALPLMAIGAHEMDYPFLRPIQWFAPIGFLLAATFVVLLAYGIVKVFGSETYFHGRSVKRPTQINLSPGSIVMGSQEFNRIVQNLKDFPVLAFVRNIKPLDGWYSYFVTRAREDGNVLSPTNLPRMLELSKKYFQSVENGIVVIDCLEYFSIYNGFENTLKYLAMLRDYAVLHNGTLIIVTDRMLWNDKEWSLLMNMFSQPQS
- a CDS encoding serine/threonine-protein kinase RIO2, whose translation is MVSKLLALEAYPKLKDIDFRLLRAVELKMRYYKWVPLEEIAKFARMDVESASYRLGKLDDFGLVIRRSDMGYIGYQLTIHGYDALAIRAFAKKGVIEAISTTQIGVGKDADVYVAITPSGEKVAVKFNRIGERTSARKAFYHSDVFADKHHKSWLYVSRLIAKKEHEALVLLSPFAKVPKPIAWNRHAIVMEFINGVELAELRDTDLTREEADEILGKVLDEYEKIVKFGIVHGDMSEFNVVLTEDNDILIIDWAQYQSCANPESLELLKRDITVLLNAFRRRWGVKRNFEEEWKRFYEAWLIGRKEISEEQQ
- the glmA gene encoding exo-beta-D-glucosaminidase, coding for MVIVEVSYSSKFYTIDGEELPIYGGTLQFFRVPRNAWKDRLEKMKRHGLNAVDTYVAWNWHEPQEGSFDFTGETHPQRDLVGFLELAEDMGFYVLIRPGPYICGEWRNGGIPQWLIDKHPEILAKGPNGSLPNDIYYPPITYLHPIYLEYVMKWYEAVFPIIREHLYTNGGSIITVTIDDEPSYWETIFQPFLTDYNEPITREGGLWHKWLEMNYSIDELGERYGVDISDYGDIKPPSDFSEPLTKILDWHHFKIWMINEYVRRLYEKMKDYVDVPITLLDPYLLLAAWRYFYEYVKENNLNIHLWTEFWYSFYRSFDFKEDKLGHLYYKIGLYRYYIGKMGTPPLSIETQSSLANVIEVDEAELLYSLLPALGIHNVNYYLYVGGENPRGYESHNGVTWDVYSPIGLDGRERQHVEAIKWIGKFLRSNKDFGKSEVKFKVAFGVYEPYEPLALWGYRPENFKESVNLNEYLLGERGLLTLLAMSNVPFDVVDLETSSLEELLEYEQLWVYSLDFMASDVQRKLVEYVKEGGSLVIMPMLPYLDENMRECRILEEELGVKVSDEVARDNFRLIPYVSVDSDGIDRMLVRNVVREVKGGEPIAWVGDKVVASLVRKGKGSAIILGFRLQYYSSYHDMHRKFVDKILKLQGIERDFEVTDRDILVIPRKDYLVLINPRGHRVLGKVKYDDLEMPRLLEGIEMKTRGSLFLPLRKKIGEYELLYSTATLLRVEGNELTFRNHLSNRSEVALKGVDSIEVRGGKVEKFASEGDAKVFVIGHEGKEFTVVLR